The following proteins are encoded in a genomic region of Bos javanicus breed banteng chromosome 20, ARS-OSU_banteng_1.0, whole genome shotgun sequence:
- the ZNF131 gene encoding zinc finger protein 131 isoform X3, with amino-acid sequence MLIEDNRTRRNKENSAPLEENTTGKSEAKKRKIAETSNVITESLPSAESEPVEIEVEIAEGTIEVEDEGIETLEEVASAKQSIKYIQSTGSSDDSALALLADITSKYRQGDRKGQIKDEDGCASDPTSKQEHMKSHSTESFKCEICNKRYLRESAWKQHLSCYHLEEGGVSKKQRTGKKIHICQYCEKQFDHFGHFKEHLRKHTGEKPFECPNCHERFARNSTLKCHLTACQTGVGAKKGRKKLYECQVCNSVFNSWDQFKDHLVIHTGDKPNHCTLCDLWFMQGNELRRHLSDTHNISERLVTEEVLSVETRVQTEPVTSMTIIEQVGKVHVLPLLQVQVDSAQVTVEQVHPDLLQDSQVHESHVSELPEQVQVSYLEVGRIQTEEGTEVHVEELHVERVNQMPVEVQTELLEADLEQVTPEIMNQEEREPTQADAAEAAIEEHEDAEDLETKSTVDSQAEKAGNENRTPMPVLE; translated from the exons ATGCTAATAGAAGATAACAGGACTCGTAG aaacaaagaaaactcaGCTCCACTAGAGGAAAATACCACAGGGAAAAgtgaagcaaaaaaaagaaagattgcaGAAACTTCAAATGTTATCACTGAGTCGTTGCCATCTGCAGAATCTGAACCTGTTGAAATTGAGGTGGAGATTGCTGAAGGCACAATTGAAGTGGAAGATGAAGGCATCGAAACGTTGGAGGAAGTGGCTTCTGCCAAGCAGTCCATAAAGTACATTCAGAGCACAGGTTCCTCTGATGATTCTGCTCTGGCATTGTTGGCAGATATTACCAGCAAGTACCGCCAAGGCGATAGAAAAGGACAGATTAAAGATGAAGACGGCTGTGCATCTGACCCCACAAGCAAACAG GAACACATGAAATCACACTCCACTGAGAGTTTCAAGTGTGAAATATGCAATAAAAGGTATCTTCGGGAGAGCGCGTGGAAACAGCACCTCAGTTGTTACCACCTTGAAGAAGGTGGAGTCAGTAAGAAGCAGAGAACtgggaaaaaaatacacatatgtcAGTACTGTGAGAAGCAGTTTGACCACTTTGGACATTTTAAAGAGCATCTTCGAAAACATACAG GTGAAAAACCTTTTGAATGTCCAAATTGTCATGAACGATTTGCTAGAAATAGTACCCTCAAATGTCACTTGACTGCATGCCAGACTGGAGTGGGAGCAAAAAAGGGGAGAAAGAAGCTTTATGAATGTCAG GTCTGTAATAGTGTGTTTAACAGCTGGGACCAGTTCAAAGATCACCTGGTGATACACACTGGAGATAAACCCAACCATTGTACTCTGTGTGACTTGTGGTTTATGCAAGGAAATGAATTAAGGAGGCATCTCAGTGATACTCATAATATTTCAGAGCGCCTGGTAACTGAAGAAGTTCTTTCAGTAGAAACACGTGTGCAAACTGAACCTGTGACGTCAATGACTATTATAGAACAAGTTGGGAAGGTTCATGTGTTACCACTGCTCCAGGTTCAGGTGGATTCAGCACAAGTGACTGTGGAACAGGTCCATCCAGATCTGCTCCAAGACAGCCAAGTGCACGAGTCACACGTGAGTGAGCTTCCAGAGCAGGTCCAGGTAAGTTATCTAGAAGTGGGGCGAATTCAGACTGAAGAAGGTACTGAAGTCCATGTAGAGGAGCTGCATGTTGAACGGGTAAATCAGATGCCAGTGGAAGTACAAACTGAGCTTCTAGAAGCAGACTTGGAGCAAGTGACCCCTGAAATCATGAACCAAGAGGAGAGAGAGCCTACCCAAGCAGATGCTGCTGAGGCTGCTATAGAAGAACACGAAGATGCTGAGGATTTAGAGACCAAATCAACAGTGGATTCCCAAGCTGAAAAGGCAGGAAATGAGAACAGAACACCTATGCCAGTTTTAGAATGA
- the ZNF131 gene encoding zinc finger protein 131 isoform X4 has translation MKSHSTESFKCEICNKRYLRESAWKQHLSCYHLEEGGVSKKQRTGKKIHICQYCEKQFDHFGHFKEHLRKHTGEKPFECPNCHERFARNSTLKCHLTACQTGVGAKKGRKKLYECQVCNSVFNSWDQFKDHLVIHTGDKPNHCTLCDLWFMQGNELRRHLSDTHNISERLVTEEVLSVETRVQTEPVTSMTIIEQVGKVHVLPLLQVQVDSAQVTVEQVHPDLLQDSQVHESHVSELPEQVQVSYLEVGRIQTEEGTEVHVEELHVERVNQMPVEVQTELLEADLEQVTPEIMNQEEREPTQADAAEAAIEEHEDAEDLETKSTVDSQAEKAGNENRTPMPVLE, from the exons ATGAAATCACACTCCACTGAGAGTTTCAAGTGTGAAATATGCAATAAAAGGTATCTTCGGGAGAGCGCGTGGAAACAGCACCTCAGTTGTTACCACCTTGAAGAAGGTGGAGTCAGTAAGAAGCAGAGAACtgggaaaaaaatacacatatgtcAGTACTGTGAGAAGCAGTTTGACCACTTTGGACATTTTAAAGAGCATCTTCGAAAACATACAG GTGAAAAACCTTTTGAATGTCCAAATTGTCATGAACGATTTGCTAGAAATAGTACCCTCAAATGTCACTTGACTGCATGCCAGACTGGAGTGGGAGCAAAAAAGGGGAGAAAGAAGCTTTATGAATGTCAG GTCTGTAATAGTGTGTTTAACAGCTGGGACCAGTTCAAAGATCACCTGGTGATACACACTGGAGATAAACCCAACCATTGTACTCTGTGTGACTTGTGGTTTATGCAAGGAAATGAATTAAGGAGGCATCTCAGTGATACTCATAATATTTCAGAGCGCCTGGTAACTGAAGAAGTTCTTTCAGTAGAAACACGTGTGCAAACTGAACCTGTGACGTCAATGACTATTATAGAACAAGTTGGGAAGGTTCATGTGTTACCACTGCTCCAGGTTCAGGTGGATTCAGCACAAGTGACTGTGGAACAGGTCCATCCAGATCTGCTCCAAGACAGCCAAGTGCACGAGTCACACGTGAGTGAGCTTCCAGAGCAGGTCCAGGTAAGTTATCTAGAAGTGGGGCGAATTCAGACTGAAGAAGGTACTGAAGTCCATGTAGAGGAGCTGCATGTTGAACGGGTAAATCAGATGCCAGTGGAAGTACAAACTGAGCTTCTAGAAGCAGACTTGGAGCAAGTGACCCCTGAAATCATGAACCAAGAGGAGAGAGAGCCTACCCAAGCAGATGCTGCTGAGGCTGCTATAGAAGAACACGAAGATGCTGAGGATTTAGAGACCAAATCAACAGTGGATTCCCAAGCTGAAAAGGCAGGAAATGAGAACAGAACACCTATGCCAGTTTTAGAATGA
- the ZNF131 gene encoding zinc finger protein 131 isoform X2: protein MEAEETMECLQEFPEHHKMILDRLNEQREQDRFTDITLIVDGHHFKAHKAVLAACSKFFYKFFQEFTQEPLVEIEGVSKMAFRHLIEFTYTAKLMIQGEEEANDVWKAAEFLQMLEAIKALEVRNKENSAPLEENTTGKSEAKKRKIAETSNVITESLPSAESEPVEIEVEIAEGTIEVEDEGIETLEEVASAKQSIKYIQSTGSSDDSALALLADITSKYRQGDRKGQIKDEDGCASDPTSKQEHMKSHSTESFKCEICNKRYLRESAWKQHLSCYHLEEGGVSKKQRTGKKIHICQYCEKQFDHFGHFKEHLRKHTGEKPFECPNCHERFARNSTLKCHLTACQTGVGAKKGRKKLYECQVCNSVFNSWDQFKDHLVIHTGDKPNHCTLCDLWFMQGNELRRHLSDTHNISERLVTEEVLSVETRVQTEPVTSMTIIEQVGKVHVLPLLQVQVDSAQVTVEQVHPDLLQDSQVHESHVSELPEQVQVSYLEVGRIQTEEGTEVHVEELHVERVNQMPVEVQTELLEADLEQVTPEIMNQEEREPTQADAAEAAIEEHEDAEDLETKSTVDSQAEKAGNENRTPMPVLE from the exons ATGGAGGCCGAAGAGACGATGGAATGCCTTCAGGAGTTCCCTGAACATCATAAAATGATCCTGGACCGATTGAATGAACAGCGAGAGCAGGACCGGTTTACTGACATCACCCTTATTGTCGACG gaCACCATTTTAAGGCCCACAAGGCTGTTTTGGCTGCTTGCAGCAAGTTCTTCTATAAATTCTTTCAAGAGTTTACTCAGGAACCTTTGGTGGAGATAGAAG GTGTTAGTAAAATGGCCTTTCGTCATTTGATTGAGTTCACATATACAGCAAAGTTAATGATACAAGGAGAAGAAGAAGCCAATGATGTATGGAAAGCAGCAGAATTTCTACAGATGCTAGAAGCTATCAAAGCCCTTGAAGTCAG aaacaaagaaaactcaGCTCCACTAGAGGAAAATACCACAGGGAAAAgtgaagcaaaaaaaagaaagattgcaGAAACTTCAAATGTTATCACTGAGTCGTTGCCATCTGCAGAATCTGAACCTGTTGAAATTGAGGTGGAGATTGCTGAAGGCACAATTGAAGTGGAAGATGAAGGCATCGAAACGTTGGAGGAAGTGGCTTCTGCCAAGCAGTCCATAAAGTACATTCAGAGCACAGGTTCCTCTGATGATTCTGCTCTGGCATTGTTGGCAGATATTACCAGCAAGTACCGCCAAGGCGATAGAAAAGGACAGATTAAAGATGAAGACGGCTGTGCATCTGACCCCACAAGCAAACAG GAACACATGAAATCACACTCCACTGAGAGTTTCAAGTGTGAAATATGCAATAAAAGGTATCTTCGGGAGAGCGCGTGGAAACAGCACCTCAGTTGTTACCACCTTGAAGAAGGTGGAGTCAGTAAGAAGCAGAGAACtgggaaaaaaatacacatatgtcAGTACTGTGAGAAGCAGTTTGACCACTTTGGACATTTTAAAGAGCATCTTCGAAAACATACAG GTGAAAAACCTTTTGAATGTCCAAATTGTCATGAACGATTTGCTAGAAATAGTACCCTCAAATGTCACTTGACTGCATGCCAGACTGGAGTGGGAGCAAAAAAGGGGAGAAAGAAGCTTTATGAATGTCAG GTCTGTAATAGTGTGTTTAACAGCTGGGACCAGTTCAAAGATCACCTGGTGATACACACTGGAGATAAACCCAACCATTGTACTCTGTGTGACTTGTGGTTTATGCAAGGAAATGAATTAAGGAGGCATCTCAGTGATACTCATAATATTTCAGAGCGCCTGGTAACTGAAGAAGTTCTTTCAGTAGAAACACGTGTGCAAACTGAACCTGTGACGTCAATGACTATTATAGAACAAGTTGGGAAGGTTCATGTGTTACCACTGCTCCAGGTTCAGGTGGATTCAGCACAAGTGACTGTGGAACAGGTCCATCCAGATCTGCTCCAAGACAGCCAAGTGCACGAGTCACACGTGAGTGAGCTTCCAGAGCAGGTCCAGGTAAGTTATCTAGAAGTGGGGCGAATTCAGACTGAAGAAGGTACTGAAGTCCATGTAGAGGAGCTGCATGTTGAACGGGTAAATCAGATGCCAGTGGAAGTACAAACTGAGCTTCTAGAAGCAGACTTGGAGCAAGTGACCCCTGAAATCATGAACCAAGAGGAGAGAGAGCCTACCCAAGCAGATGCTGCTGAGGCTGCTATAGAAGAACACGAAGATGCTGAGGATTTAGAGACCAAATCAACAGTGGATTCCCAAGCTGAAAAGGCAGGAAATGAGAACAGAACACCTATGCCAGTTTTAGAATGA
- the ZNF131 gene encoding zinc finger protein 131 isoform X1, which produces MEAEETMECLQEFPEHHKMILDRLNEQREQDRFTDITLIVDGHHFKAHKAVLAACSKFFYKFFQEFTQEPLVEIEGVSKMAFRHLIEFTYTAKLMIQGEEEANDVWKAAEFLQMLEAIKALEVRNKENSAPLEENTTGKSEAKKRKIAETSNVITESLPSAESEPVEIEVEIAEGTIEVEDEGIETLEEVASAKQSIKYIQSTGSSDDSALALLADITSKYRQGDRKGQIKDEDGCASDPTSKQVEGIEIVELQLSHVKDLFHCEKCNRSFKLFYHFKEHMKSHSTESFKCEICNKRYLRESAWKQHLSCYHLEEGGVSKKQRTGKKIHICQYCEKQFDHFGHFKEHLRKHTGEKPFECPNCHERFARNSTLKCHLTACQTGVGAKKGRKKLYECQVCNSVFNSWDQFKDHLVIHTGDKPNHCTLCDLWFMQGNELRRHLSDTHNISERLVTEEVLSVETRVQTEPVTSMTIIEQVGKVHVLPLLQVQVDSAQVTVEQVHPDLLQDSQVHESHVSELPEQVQVSYLEVGRIQTEEGTEVHVEELHVERVNQMPVEVQTELLEADLEQVTPEIMNQEEREPTQADAAEAAIEEHEDAEDLETKSTVDSQAEKAGNENRTPMPVLE; this is translated from the exons ATGGAGGCCGAAGAGACGATGGAATGCCTTCAGGAGTTCCCTGAACATCATAAAATGATCCTGGACCGATTGAATGAACAGCGAGAGCAGGACCGGTTTACTGACATCACCCTTATTGTCGACG gaCACCATTTTAAGGCCCACAAGGCTGTTTTGGCTGCTTGCAGCAAGTTCTTCTATAAATTCTTTCAAGAGTTTACTCAGGAACCTTTGGTGGAGATAGAAG GTGTTAGTAAAATGGCCTTTCGTCATTTGATTGAGTTCACATATACAGCAAAGTTAATGATACAAGGAGAAGAAGAAGCCAATGATGTATGGAAAGCAGCAGAATTTCTACAGATGCTAGAAGCTATCAAAGCCCTTGAAGTCAG aaacaaagaaaactcaGCTCCACTAGAGGAAAATACCACAGGGAAAAgtgaagcaaaaaaaagaaagattgcaGAAACTTCAAATGTTATCACTGAGTCGTTGCCATCTGCAGAATCTGAACCTGTTGAAATTGAGGTGGAGATTGCTGAAGGCACAATTGAAGTGGAAGATGAAGGCATCGAAACGTTGGAGGAAGTGGCTTCTGCCAAGCAGTCCATAAAGTACATTCAGAGCACAGGTTCCTCTGATGATTCTGCTCTGGCATTGTTGGCAGATATTACCAGCAAGTACCGCCAAGGCGATAGAAAAGGACAGATTAAAGATGAAGACGGCTGTGCATCTGACCCCACAAGCAAACAGGTAGAAGGTATTGAAATTGTGGAACTTCAGCTGTCACATGTGAAGGACTTGTTCCATTGTGAGAAATGTAACCGttcatttaaattgttttacCATTTTAAGGAACACATGAAATCACACTCCACTGAGAGTTTCAAGTGTGAAATATGCAATAAAAGGTATCTTCGGGAGAGCGCGTGGAAACAGCACCTCAGTTGTTACCACCTTGAAGAAGGTGGAGTCAGTAAGAAGCAGAGAACtgggaaaaaaatacacatatgtcAGTACTGTGAGAAGCAGTTTGACCACTTTGGACATTTTAAAGAGCATCTTCGAAAACATACAG GTGAAAAACCTTTTGAATGTCCAAATTGTCATGAACGATTTGCTAGAAATAGTACCCTCAAATGTCACTTGACTGCATGCCAGACTGGAGTGGGAGCAAAAAAGGGGAGAAAGAAGCTTTATGAATGTCAG GTCTGTAATAGTGTGTTTAACAGCTGGGACCAGTTCAAAGATCACCTGGTGATACACACTGGAGATAAACCCAACCATTGTACTCTGTGTGACTTGTGGTTTATGCAAGGAAATGAATTAAGGAGGCATCTCAGTGATACTCATAATATTTCAGAGCGCCTGGTAACTGAAGAAGTTCTTTCAGTAGAAACACGTGTGCAAACTGAACCTGTGACGTCAATGACTATTATAGAACAAGTTGGGAAGGTTCATGTGTTACCACTGCTCCAGGTTCAGGTGGATTCAGCACAAGTGACTGTGGAACAGGTCCATCCAGATCTGCTCCAAGACAGCCAAGTGCACGAGTCACACGTGAGTGAGCTTCCAGAGCAGGTCCAGGTAAGTTATCTAGAAGTGGGGCGAATTCAGACTGAAGAAGGTACTGAAGTCCATGTAGAGGAGCTGCATGTTGAACGGGTAAATCAGATGCCAGTGGAAGTACAAACTGAGCTTCTAGAAGCAGACTTGGAGCAAGTGACCCCTGAAATCATGAACCAAGAGGAGAGAGAGCCTACCCAAGCAGATGCTGCTGAGGCTGCTATAGAAGAACACGAAGATGCTGAGGATTTAGAGACCAAATCAACAGTGGATTCCCAAGCTGAAAAGGCAGGAAATGAGAACAGAACACCTATGCCAGTTTTAGAATGA